In the genome of Mycobacterium kansasii ATCC 12478, one region contains:
- a CDS encoding haloacid dehalogenase type II → MVKAIIFDVQGTATDFHSTVCEEAQRISAGRHPGVDWAEVVTRWRAGYFTTLKAAPSEHGKWISVSSVYRRSLDTVLDESGITDFSAAERDELTLAWQRLRPWPDTVAGLTRLKRDYTLATLSNADVSAVINISKRAGLPWDAIFAAEMVGAFKPDPAVYHMAATYLGLEPAEIMMVASHKYDIRAAAELGFRTAFVARPLEFGPGGDADVAYEDEFDINAADFLDLADQLGC, encoded by the coding sequence ATGGTGAAAGCGATCATTTTCGACGTGCAAGGGACGGCGACGGATTTCCATTCGACCGTCTGTGAGGAAGCTCAGCGGATCAGCGCCGGCCGACACCCCGGCGTCGACTGGGCCGAGGTAGTCACTCGGTGGCGTGCCGGTTACTTCACCACGTTGAAGGCCGCACCGAGCGAGCATGGCAAGTGGATCTCGGTGTCCTCGGTGTATCGACGCTCCCTCGACACGGTCCTCGACGAATCCGGAATCACCGATTTCTCCGCCGCCGAGCGCGACGAACTCACCCTGGCCTGGCAGCGCCTGAGGCCGTGGCCCGACACGGTGGCCGGACTGACCCGGCTGAAACGGGACTACACGCTAGCCACCCTGTCGAACGCCGACGTCAGTGCGGTGATCAACATTTCCAAACGGGCGGGTTTGCCGTGGGATGCGATCTTCGCCGCGGAGATGGTGGGGGCGTTCAAACCCGATCCGGCCGTCTACCACATGGCCGCAACCTACCTGGGACTCGAACCCGCCGAGATCATGATGGTGGCAAGTCACAAGTACGACATCCGTGCCGCGGCCGAACTCGGGTTCCGCACCGCTTTTGTCGCTCGCCCGCTGGAATTCGGTCCCGGCGGTGACGCCGATGTGGCTTACGAAGACGAGTTCGACATCAACGCCGCCGATTTCCTCGATCTTGCCGATCAGCTCGGCTGCTAA